The genomic region TACTGTTATTTTGCTATAGTTCCCATTGCAAAGCAACACCCAAACAAGAGTAACCAAACTCCAGCCAACAATATCAGCATAATGCTTAGCCTCGGTATCAAAACTAATTTCAAATTGCTAATGATGCCCAACATTATATGCAAAACATGGAATTAAATTTGCAAGATAAAAAATCGAACAAAATTTTGAGCAAATTGGGAAAGCAAAGATTAGGAACCACAAGAAACGATCTATATGGCTCAGATTCCTCAACTTACATGTAGCGGCAAATTTACCCAATCGATAAGAACAGTTGCAATTACCCTATCAAGTAGAACAGTAGCATCAATTCCTTGTAGCCGTCTCCATCGATAGCCTCTGCGGCCAACAGCTTTCCCCTTGTACTCCGAAAAAACGAAGTTAGAAACCTCGAGCCGCTCTCCAGGCAGACAACAACGACCTTTTCTACAGCTTCTCCCCACAACACCACGACATGAGATCACCGCTCTGCTTCACGATGTCGGTCTACTCAGTGAACCTAATCGGTTGATAGGAGGCGCAAGACTGACCTGAAGCTTGATCCGATNNNNNNNNNNNNNNNNNNNNGAGAGAGAGAGAGAATGACAAGACCCACCCCGAATTTCACCCTAAAACCCGGAGTAAATCCTGTGGGGACCACCTCCAAGAAAGATATTACCGAAAATTCGGCATAACCTCCCTTGAAAATGGACAACCCTTCTTAAGAAAACCTGCAAACACTTCCAAAATTTTCAATCCAACCTTAACTTCTGGAGCCTACGTGCTCCCTAAACACAACCACCACCAACAACAACAACCAACATTATCCAAACATCAAAATATAATTATCCAAAGAAGATAACATAAATCCTCCGACAAATATTCTAAAATGTCAACAAGCCTTCGCCCACAACCGAAATAATATTATACAATATCCCCAAAGGAAAATCAGAGCTACTAGACACTAGAGGAAGCAAGAAAAAACACAGGTAGGTTAAACAGGTAACCTACTGGTGAAAAGTGGTGGAAATGTGGGTGACTATGCCTCGTCTCCTATTAGGTCCAACCCGAACTCTGCAGACTGGGTATTTTAAAAGGAAGGGCCCGGGGGAAAACATTTATTAACGTTAGAGTGAGTGGACAAAAATAAATTAATAAAATATTTATGCTTCCCCATTTTAATTTCCAAAGAAAAATATACTGCATGCGGCAGCTCAAAAGCGCTCAACTCATAAACTGGTAATTTCACGACTAGCTCCGGCTAGTCACCAACTCAAATAAAATGGAGTCTCTCAGGCTAAATTATATATAATCATATATTCGTATGTATTTACACTCGTCAGACTCCTTGTATGAATCCTAGAAACAATTTAGAAAAATAGAAATTCATACAAGACTACAACGCTGGCGTCTAACGCTCACATTGCACCATAATGGTATTTTTCCTCATTATGACCGAAGAGGACGGTGTATTTATATACGTGTGGACTCCCTATATGAAAACCTAAATAAACTAGAAAAGAAAATAGTTTTCATATAGGGCTATGACGCTATGACGTTAGTGTCTAACACTCATGTCACACCATAATGACATTTTACCTCATTATGACGGACCAAACACGTATGGCTAGCTAGCATTTATATATATACTATACTCATAACATCCATAAACATATCTACCGAAAATCTCATTTTCGGGATCTCTCCAAAGGAGGAAAATTGCCAAATATCCGAGAAAGAAATAAATCTCAGGAAAAGAAATAAATGATCAACAAGATAATTCATTGCATGCTTTGTAATTAAAATAAAGGTCCACTCACAAATTAGGCCTAAGCCTGACGACGCTCCGAGGCTTCCTCTGCTCGGGCCTCCTCTCGTCCTGTTCCAAATACATAATTAATTTCCAACTAAAAATCTAATAATTAAACACAATGGGCAAACTTAAACGTGAGCCTCCCACACACTCATCATTGCCCAAGTTCGCCATTCCTAACTCAATATGGCTCAAACTTTACCGAACATACCGGCAGCCTTAATTCAACATTCTACAGATTAATGACTTAAATCCTACGGCCGGATTCTACATTAATTAACCGCCAAAAATACCATACTCCGGAAATTCACAAACCTATCCAAAACTCATCCGAAAATTTCATAACTCACATCAATATACTCCCCTTAATATTCCACATTTAAAACCCTAAAAATCTCCCAAGCAGTGGCGGCTCCGCCGGTAGCGTCGGCCGGAGGCCGATTCCGGTGACCTCCAATTCTTATGAAATTTTGATAGCATAATCCTCTCATCATGCTCTACAACTTTTCTAACTAGCACAAACCCAAAATCCAAGCCTAGCTATGCCTATCGAACAAAAACATAAAAAACGCCCTAGAACTTCCACCTCAAATTTCTCCTTACCTGAACCGGAGTGAGTCCTTTTAGGGCAAGACAGCTGGGTTGGAGACCTACAAAACCGTATATGGCTTGCCCGGATTGGTGGCCGGAGGAGGGAGTTTCGACGATGGAACCACCACGGCAGTCGCCGCTTTCGGGGGGAAGAACTCTTTCACGGCAGAGCTAGGGCAGCCCTCACCGGCCTAGAACGGAAGCTGGGTCGGAGGCCAACCGAACGGGACCGGTGTGGCGGCAGCTGGTGGCCGGAAGGCGGCTCACGGACGGCAAGAAAAACCGGCTGCGGGAGGGGCTCGGGTGGAAAACCGAGAGAGAGAGAGAGAGAGAGAGAGAGAGAGAGAGAGAGAGAGAGAGAGAGAGAGAGAGAGAGAGAGAGAGAGAGAGAGAGAGAGAGAGAGAGAGAGAGAGAGNNNNNNNNNNNNNNNNNNNNGAGAGAGAGAGAGAATCAGATCAGTGAAGAGATAGAGATGGAGTGGCATATTGAGGGGAAACGGGGCATTTTCGTCAATTCAAATGTAAAATTCGGGTCAGGCCTTCTACTATTTCGTTTTTGGGCTGGCTTATGTCTTAATTTGTATAAATATTATGGTAAGTGATTTTTTGTATATGGATATTCGGTCAGTAACTTAAATGTAATTTTCTCTAAAACTAATTGCATGTTTGCATTTACTCAATAATTTCAATTAACTTTCATTCAAAAAGAAAAATAAACTTGTGCGGGAGGTTGTGCAATGTGTCCGTTACAATTTTTTTTTTTTCCAAGAAAAAACTATCAAACCAATTCTATCTATGTTTTTTGCCCAATCAATCCTTTATATGAATGGGACAAGATGTCATAACTTATGAAAGAAAATTGTACTTTCATTAATATAGAATTCTGAAAATGAAAATGATGTGATAATCACCTAATTATTTCCATGCTATAGGCCTAAGGACAATTTGGTGACATACACATGTGGTCTGGTATATAACACGTCACATCACCCTCATATTTTGGTCAACATTTTCTCCTCCTCCCATTCTAAACCGTACGATCAGACATCTGTGATAATCCTCGGTTATTAAAGCCCGCACCAAAGAAGCCCATAAAGTACCCAACCACAACCTCCCATATTAAGTCCAGCTGTCCACCAACACCTCTCGTTCCCCATTGGTCCACCCACTTGTTCTAAGCCCCAACCTTTTTATTACAAAAAAGTCCCCATTTCCAAAAGTCGGTACTTTTTTAACAAAACAAAATTATTCACTCCCCTGAATTACCCAAACCGCCCTCCAAAAAGCGTGATCGCTTTGCTGACATGGACACTCCCATCGAATGACACACCTTTATTAGATTCTCACCCCCATGGGCCTTCCCGTCATTTCTCCTTGAGATAAACCACACTCACGAAAGCGGAACTATAGAGGCGTGTACCCAGTGAGGGAGCGAGTAAGGATTCGAATTAAAAGAGTGCGAGTGGGCAAGTGAGATATTTAAAATATCTGGCTAAGTCCGCCACGTCGGCAAGAGATATTTGCACTTTTTCCAGGCTTTTCCATCACAAATCGCAAAAAGTAAAAAAAAAAAAAAAAAAAAAAAAAAAATTCTACCCCCTTTTTCTTCCTTCTTCTCCAATTTTGTTCTCCGAATCTCACGAAATATCTCTTTGTATGAATATCGATTTGCTTCATCTTCTTCTTGTTTTCAGTCTTCGTTTCTTTCCTGAATTTTCTCTCCAATCGGATCTCGATCCCGACACGGATCCGAATCCTTGACCCGAACAATTTACGGTAATAATAATTTTAAAAATAAGAAGATAGAGTCTGAGCTTGGATGGGTGAGGAGGTGAGGATGAGCGAGTACGAAGGAGGCGGCAGCGGCGGCGACGGCGACGAGGAGAGAGTTTCCGAGTGGGAGACCGGGCTTCCGTCTGCTGATGATCTGACTCCGCTGTCTCAGCCGTTGATTCCGGTCGAGCTGGCCTCGGCGTTCAGTATCACGCCGGAGCCGTGCCGGACGTCGGTGGATGTGAACCGGGCGTCGCAGAAGACGGTGTCGACTCTGCGCGGCGGGGCCCACTCGCAGGCGTATTCGTCGAACTACAAGTCGTTTGACGAGAACAACGACAACAACAACCGGAGCGACGAGCCGATGGTGGTGGAGGTGGACGAGACGGAGCTCTACGGCGGCGAGGGATCCGATTCGAGGAAATCGAGGAAGGTGGACAGCCCCGAGGAGGCAGACTCGGCGCTCCGGATCGAGAATTCGTCCGGCGGCGGAGGCGGAGGGGGGGACGACCCGTCGGGTAGGGCGGTCAAGCGGCCGAGGCTGGTGTGGACCCCGCAGCTGCACAAGCGGTTCGTAGACGTGGTGGCCCACCTGGGGATCAAGAACGCGGTTCCCAAGACGATTATGCAGCTGATGAACGTGGAAGGATTGACTCGAGAGAATGTGGCCAGCCACTTGCAGAAGTACCGCCTCTACTTGAAGAGGATGCAGGGTCTGTCCAACGAGGGCCCCTCCTCGTCCGACCCGCTGTTTGCCTCGACTCCGGTGCCGCAGAGTCTACACGAGTCAGGCGGTGGCGGGTCGGGTCACGGAGAAGGGCATGGGAATGGACACATGCCCATGTCTTACCCGCCGCCGGGAGCTATGATGGCTATACCCAGTTACATGGGCATGCCCGGCGGGTACCATGGGTTCGAGTCGCATCCTTCGTATAATATGATGCAGCAACAGTATGGTGGCATGGTGTCGTACCAACCACATGTTGCGCCTAATGAGAAATGAAAATGGACTAGTGTTGCACATTAAACTCAGGTATGTCAGTTTTTTAGTAAGCTGTTACTGATTTCACTGCTCATAGTTCTAGCTTTTATTGCTTTTTGGATTCAGTCTCATTGAATTGAAATTAGACCGTAAGTTTTTTGTAATGGTCCGTTAGAATCTAGACTGTACTGTGCAGTTAAGTATTTACATATCAGTAAATCATGGCAATTATTTGGAGCTTTAAATTATGATTTCCATTTGAGTCATTAGGCATGCCATGGTAGCTAGGATCCTGTTTTAGGAAGGCTTATAGTAGCTTCTCGGTTTTCTTGAGTCCAAGTTTCTTTTGTGGTGTATAATGCAGTTTTCTGTTGATAACTGCTTACGAATTTCAGGTTATTTGTGGCATGTTTTTGTGTAGATTCAGAAGTTTGAACAAGTTGGCTGAAGCTAACTCTTGGAACTCAACCTGTAAGCTTGCTTGATTGCTAAACTTGAACCTGACAGGCACGGGAAGGGTTTCTTAGGAATTATATCAGACCTTTTAGAGGCATATTCCAATATCATTTTGGGTCTTGTATGAATCTGGAAATGTAACTAAACTTCCCTCTTTAATCAAATATATCTACCTTCCACTTACATAACTGGGGAGGTTCAATCCTAGTCTACATAGTTGACAGCGAGGCATCGAGTAAATTCCTAACCTGTTACTAGTCTACATATGTTATTCTCCATTGTATCAATGAGGTATTGGACCTTTTTTTTCCTGAATCAAAGGAAACACTCAATAAAAGAAGAATAAATTTCAGTTGGCTGTCTCTCTATGCTCTGTTGAATGTTTTTTATCACCTTCTACTTTGATCGTCATGTTTACACAATTATGAACGTTTCTTTATTATCAGTAAATTGGGCAGTTGCTTCAGTCATTCAGTCATCCTTTTTGTTCTCCTTTATCTATGCTTTTAGGAAAATGTAATAATTCGTGGTGGAACAAATTGTTCATGATTTGTGTACACTATGCGTCTATGCCTAGCTATTGCAATGCCACAAATTGTTTTCCTTATTTATTTATTTTTTTTCAAAAGGCCCTGAACAGTGAGTCAGTAGAGAAATCTTGCTGATGTTTTCAAGTGATTTGAACAATCATGCTACTAGTTGGCAGTATTTGTTTTTCCATATAGTGTGGCTTGAATCAATTTTCTCTTCATCCGAGATTGATACAGGAACTTGCTGTTGATGTATTTCTTGCATCCAGTATCCTTTAGTGTCTTTGTTTTTACTTTTTAGTGGCAAGATTTTGCATTATTTGCTGTTTAACTATACAGAAATTCCTCTAGTTTATTATTGGGATTAGAAAGGAGGTTGAATCATGGGGTATAATTAGTTTGATTTGTAAAACATAAAGTGCTATGTTATTTCATACTGTGTAATTTATCATCTTATACCAGAGTTCATGTAATTTATTTGCTACTAGCCTAATCAATGGATACCAGGAAGTTTTAGGATGCTTAAACCCCAAAAAAAAGAGGAAATATGAGCATATGATGATAGGAAAATTCTACAATGTGTTAATATTGGTGATGTATCAACTTTGTCCTAAAGTCGTAAAATGAGTCCTGAAAATAGTAATCTTAGCTCTCAAAGTTGTAACATGAGTTCTTAAAGTTGCAAAATTTTCTAGTTACAACATTAGTCATCATATGTCCTTAAAGTGGTAAAATGTGTACTTAAAGTGGTAATTGAGTCTTTAAAGTGATTTAAAAAAAGTTGTTACAATTTTGAGGACTTATATTACAACTTTGAGGATTCAATTACTACTTTAAGGACACATGAGGACTAATGTTATATTATTTTTTTTACAACTTTAAGGACTCATATTACAAGTTGAGGACAAAGATGATGCATCACATACATTAACACACCTTAGCCTTACCCATGATGATAATGCCCTAATTATACTGGCCATTAACATAATTATACTGGCCATTAACAGCTACCACTTAGTTTTTTGAAGCCAGAATTTTGTTGTGGAACTTGGGTTTAAGTACGGAGAAGCTTACCGAAGTACTTCTACAAGAAAGTGTTTCCCATGAATTTCTAAGTGAAATTGCTAAAATATGGAATATATGCATTCTGCTTAACCCTGTTTGTTTGTTTGTTTGTTTTTTTTAAGAAACTTATCCCTGTTTTATATGTAATAACATCATAATCATTACTTTGTAAAAACTCTCCTTCAACCGAGTAGATTTAGTTGAAATGTTTGGTTCCTTGTTATGATTTTTGCCTTGGATATGAAATTGATATGATTGAACTATTGTGTACATCACTTGCAGATGGTTCCACGGTACTAGAGTTGGACTTCATCGGAAGAGTTGTAGATGGTGATAAGTGCTGAATTTGCTGATATCCAAGGTGGCATATTAAGCTCCTAACTATTCATAGTTTAAGATAGGCTGCTACTCCTGCTACCCAAGATTATAATTGTTGTACTACTCGACTGGTTGTGAATGAACTCTATCTGTTCTTGTTGTAAATTTGAGGCTGAATTCTAGTTGATGAATAGACACTGAACAAAAAATTGGGTCATGTGATTGGATTGGTTTCTGATGATCATTAACATTTTAGCTTCTTGTTATACCATAATAATTAGAGGCATTAGCAGTTTGTATTCTGAAATCAGTTGCCGTTGAATGGTCATTGTTGGTGGAGGAAACTTGAAGGGTCTGAGCTTATAGTAGGTGGGGTGAAGATGATCGATGGCTCTGATATGCTCTCCTAATTGTTTGGGGAGACACTGAGAACCTTTTTCTTGTTAACGAAATCTGGAACGATTTCTTCTGTATCCCATCTGAGGTCTGAACAATACCTTCGACATTCCAAAGGTTAAGTGACTGTTGAAGTCCCATTGTATGCTGACCTAAACTTTAAAGCAACTGTTCGGTATTGTTGCAGATTCCACTTATATTTCAATAGCACGTAGAAAATCTCATACTTTGAGGGTCTGCTCTGAGTTTCTTACCATAAGTGATTAATATCAGAACTCCAACAACCAAAAACACTTGGAATCTGTAGAATTCGCAGAGTTTGAAGGGTAACTTCGGCCAAGAAGGTTGAGAAGCAAACGCTAAGAAATAAGTTAATGCTCAGGTGCCTTGTACCAGGAGATTTCCTTCTCTTCAGGTCTCTTCCGAATGAGGAATTGTACAGAATCGTCCTTGAAAAGGCATTATAGTATATCAGGCAGCTTCCGTCCAGCTGCATCCTGGTAATTTCCTTAACTTCTTTTTCTTCATCATTTTTTTCAACCTTGCAACATTTATCCAGTTTCCAGCATCCGCATATAGACTGGATAATAGCAAATTGTTTCCTGCACTATCCGGCTCTAGTTCTGATAAATGCTTAGCTGCTACCTCAGCAAGTTCAATATTCCCGTAATTCCGACTTGCTCCTAATAATGCTCCCCATACAAACAAATCTGGCTCCATAGGCATCGCCTTAATCATGTCATATGCCTCAGTGAGATTCCCTGCTCGACCTAGAAGATCAACCATACATGCATAATGTTCTAGTCTTGGCATGATCCCATGGTCTTCCTGCATCAATCTAAACAAGCTTTTGCCAAGCTCAATCATCCCAGCATGACAACAAGCAGTAAGGACGGCAACAAAGGTCAAGTAATCAAGTTTCATGCTGTCTTCTGTCTTCATCTTGTTGAAAAGCTCTATTGCTTCAGTGCAATACCCATGATTCGCGTATCCAAAAATCATTGAGTTCCATGTTACCGTGTTCCTTTCAGACATCCTGCAAAACAATGTCTTTGCTTCGTATATAAATCCACATT from Fragaria vesca subsp. vesca linkage group LG3, FraVesHawaii_1.0, whole genome shotgun sequence harbors:
- the LOC101295024 gene encoding uncharacterized protein LOC101295024 isoform 1, which encodes MGEEVRMSEYEGGGSGGDGDEERVSEWETGLPSADDLTPLSQPLIPVELASAFSITPEPCRTSVDVNRASQKTVSTLRGGAHSQAYSSNYKSFDENNDNNNRSDEPMVVEVDETELYGGEGSDSRKSRKVDSPEEADSALRIENSSGGGGGGGDDPSGRAVKRPRLVWTPQLHKRFVDVVAHLGIKNAVPKTIMQLMNVEGLTRENVASHLQKYRLYLKRMQGLSNEGPSSSDPLFASTPVPQSLHESGGGGSGHGEGHGNGHMPMSYPPPGAMMAIPSYMGMPGGYHGFESHPSYNMMQQQYGGMVSYQPHVAPNEK